GCGTAATTACTCTTTGACTCTTTGACGAAAATTCTGATACATTTTTTGGCGTAACACACTCACGACTCAAAGATCAACACTCTTGAGTTCTTCTAGACTTTTGAGTGTTTAGTCCCCTGATGAATAAAAGTACATTCTTTATGGGTAACAGCTTTTTCGAGAATTAATATCCTTTCAGTCCTCGATATCATTGATCATTCTCGGGTCTATGAGTGTAATGTCATATTCAGGATCTGTTTCTCCTCCTGTCAGCGTGCTATTTCGCAGTAGGTAATAAATGGCACGAACTTGGGCACCAAAAACGATTTCATCCTCATTTTTAAGGTCATGAGCTGGTATTCTTTGCCCGTTAATCATCAAACCATCTAGTAATTTTCGCCCGTTAATCATCAAACCATTGGAACTCGATTTGCCTTTACCATCACCATCGATAATTCGATAATAATAGCTATGCTTCTTATCATCGCGCGGTACCCTAATGAGTGTGGCATGACGGCGCGAGACAAATAGTGAGTTTACTAAACAGATATCGCAGTCGGAATCTCTACCAATCGAGTAAACAGGGCGATCAAGTATGAACTCTCTGCGTTCTTGATCATGCTCTACTATCAGTAGATGGCTTTCATTTGTTTGTG
This portion of the Brasilonema sennae CENA114 genome encodes:
- a CDS encoding FHA domain-containing protein, which encodes MAVNNTKEILINNSSTHTFNNDVSMAAQTNESHLLIVEHDQERREFILDRPVYSIGRDSDCDICLVNSLFVSRRHATLIRVPRDDKKHSYYYRIIDGDGKGKSSSNGLMINGRKLLDGLMINGQRIPAHDLKNEDEIVFGAQVRAIYYLLRNSTLTGGETDPEYDITLIDPRMINDIED